CCCGCGGGTGCCGAGCTCGACATCCCCGGGCTCGCGCCTCTCGTGACTCCGAACGCGGAGTTCTACCGCATCGACACCGCCCTGATCGTGCCGCGGATCGACCCTGCCGACTGGTCGTTGCGCATCCACGGCATGGTCGACCGTGAGGTGGTGATCACCTGGGGCGAGCTGCTGAGCCTGCCGATGCAGGAGGCGGACGTCACGCTCGCGTGCGTCTCGAACGAGGTCGGCGGATCGCTGATCGGCAATGCGCGCTGGCTCGGCCATCCGGTCCGTGAACTGCTCGCCCGCGCGGGAGTCTCGTCGGATGCCGACATGGTGCTCTCCACGTCGTCGGACGGGTTCACCGCGTCGACGCCGCTGGAGGCGCTCACGGATGACCGCGACGCCCTGCTCGCGATCGGGATGAACGGCGAGCCGCTGCCGATCGAGCACGGCTTCCCCGTCCGCATGGTCGTCCCCGGCCTCTACGGCTACGTGTCGGCGACGAAGTGGGTCACGCAGCTCGAGGTCACGCGCTTCGATCGGGCCACCGCGTACTGGACCACGCGCGGCTGGTCGGAGCGCGGGCCCATCAAGCTGCAGTCGCGCATCGACGTGCCCCGCGGAGGCAGCGTCGAGTCGGGCGAGACCGTCATCGCTGGCATGGCCTGGCAGCAGCACGTCGGCGTCGCGGGCGTCGAGGTCCGCATCGATGACGGCGAGTGGCAGCGTGCCGAACTCGCCGAAGCTATCTCGGCCGACACCTGGGTGCAGTGGCGTCTGCCGTGGACCGCTGAGAGCGGTCGGCACGCGATCGAGTGCCGTGCGATCAGCGACGACGGGGAGACCCAGACCGACCAGCCGGCGGCTCCGGCGCCCGACGGCGCACAGGGTTGGCACCGGGTCGACGTGACGGTGGCCTGAGCGCGTAACTCGACCCCTGATCCCACCTAGAATTGACCCCATGCCCGCAGGCGAATCGTTCTACATCACCACGCCCATCTACTACCCCTCCGACGTGCCGCACATCGGTCACGGGTACACGACGGTGGCCGTCGACACCCTCGCGCGGTGGCACCGCCAGGCGGGCGATGACACCTGGATGCTGACGGGCACCGACGAGCACGGCCAGAAGATGCTGCGGGCCGCTGCCGCCAACAACGTCACGCCGCAGGAGTGGGTCGACAAGCTCGTCAGCGAGAGCTGGTTCCCGCTGCTGACGACTCTCGACGTCGCCAACGACGACTTCATCCGCACCACGCAGGAGCGCCACGAGACGAACGTGCAGACGTTCTTCCAGCGCCTGTACGACCGCGGCTACATCTACGCCGGCGAGTACGAGGCGCTGTACTGCGTGGGCTGCGAGGAGTTCAAGCCCGAGTCCGAGATCGTCGACGGCACCGGACCCTTCGAAGGTCTCAAGGTCTGCGCGATCCACTCGAAGCCGCTCGAGCTGCTGCAGGAGAAGAACTACTTCTTCAAGCTGAGCGAGTTCCAGGACAAGCTCCTCGAGCTGTACCGCACCCAGCCCGACTTCGTGCGCCCCGATTCGGCGCGCAACGAGGTCGTCTCCTTCGTCAGCCAGGGACTGAAGGACCTGTCGATCTCGCGCTCGACCTTCGACTGGGGCATCCCGCTGCCGTGGGACGAGTCGCATGTCATCTACGTGTGGGTCGACGCGCTCCTGAACTACGCCACCGCGGTCGGCTACGGCTCGGACGAGGAGACGTTCGAGCGTCGCTGGCCCGCGTACCACGTGGTCGGCAAGGACATCCTGCGCTTCCACGCCGTGATCTGGCCGGCGCTGCTGATGGCCGCAGGCCTCGAGGTGCCGAAGGGTGTCTTCGCGCACGGCTGGCTGCTCGTCGGCGGCGAGAAGATGTCGAAGTCGAAGCTCACCGGCATCGCGCCGACCGAGATCACCGACGTCTTCGGCTCCGACGCCTACCGCTACTACTTCCTGTCGGCGATCGCCTTCGGTCAGGACGGGTCGTTCTCGTGGGAGGACCTGTCGGCGCGCTACCAGTCCGAGCTCGCGAACGGCTTCGGCAACCTCGCCTCGCGCACCACGGCGATGATCGAGAAGTACTTCGATGGGATCGTGCCGCCCGCGGCCGAGTACACCGAGCAGGACCTCGCGATCCAGAAGATCGTCGCGGATGCCGCGTCGAAGGCGGATGCCGCCGTCACGCAGTTCCGCATCGACGAGGCGATCTCGTCGATCTGGACCATCGTCGACGCCCTGAACGGGTACATCACCGAGAACGAGCCGTGGGCTCTGGCGCGCGATGAGGATCAGCGCGCGCGTCTCGGCACGGTGCTCTACACCTGCGCCGAGGGGCTGCGTGCGCTCGCCGTGCTGCTGTCGCCGGTGATGCCGCAGTCCACCGAGAAGCTCTGGCATGCGCTCGGCGCCGGCGCGACGCTCGGACGCCTGCAGGATCAGCCGATCCGCGAGGCCGGCACCTGGGGCGCCCTGCGCCCCGGCACGAGCGTCAACGGGCTCGCACCGCTGTTCCCGCGGGTGGAGTCCACGGCCTGACGCATGGCTGACACGTACGTCCGCGAGCGCTCGGGAGACGGCCGCAAGGATCTGAAGTATCCGGCCGCTCCCGAGCCGCTCGCCGTGCCCGTGTATGACAACCACGCGCACCTCGAGATCCTCGACGGCGACCCGTCGACAGGCTCAGAGAACCACGGGCTGTCGCTCACCGAGCAGCTCGACCGCGCCCAGGCCGTCGGCATCGCGGGCGTCGTGCAGGCTTCGGGCGACATCGAGTCGTCGCGCTGGGCCGTCGAGGCGGCGGCATCCGATCGTCGCGTGCTGGCAGCCGTGGCCATCCATCCGAACGACGCGCCGACCTACGCCGAGGAAGGTCGTCTCGATGAGGCGATCGCGGTGATCGACGAGCTCGCCGCGCACCCGCGTACGCGCGCGATCGGCGAGACGGGTCTCGACTTCTTCCGCACGGAGCCGGAGCGCCGCGCGCCGCAGCACGCGTCGTTCGAAGCGCACATCGCGCTGGCGAAGAAGCACGGCATCGCGATGCAGATCCACGACCGCGATGCGCACGACGCGGTGCTCGAGACGCTGGGCCGCGTCGGCGCCCCCGAGCGGACGGTCTTCCACTGCTTCTCCGGCGATGACGCGATGGCGCGGATCTGCGCGGATGCCGGGTACCACCTGTCGTTCGCCGGCAACGTCACGTTCAAGAACGCCCAGAACCTGCGCGACGCGCTGAAGGTGACCCCGCTCGACCGGATCCTCGTCGAGACGGACGCACCGTTCCTCACGCCGGTGCCGCTGCGCGGTCGCCCGAACGCCCCGTACCTCGTGCCGATCACCGTGCGCTTCATGGCCGCAGAGCTCGGGATCGACGTCGACGAGCTCTCCCGACAGCTCGCCGAGAACACGCTCCGCGTCTACGGCTCGTTCGGCTGAGTCGCCGAGACGATCTGCGAGATCGGCTTCCAGACGAACAGCAGGGTGAGCGCCGCGCCCGCGAACGCGAACCACCACGGTGCCGTGAGGCCCCAGATCTGAGCGATCGTGCCGCCGAGGGCCTGCCCGATCACCATGCCGCCGAAGACGCCGACCATGTTCACGGAAGCCACTCGGCCCTGGAGCTCCGCCGGGACGAGCCGCTGGCGCACGGTGGTCGAGATCGTGCCCCAGACGAAGGCGTAGGCGCCGAAGAAGAACATGATGACCAGGGCGACCCATCCGGTGGTCGTGAGCGCGAAGGAGAGATGCATGAGCACCTCGAGCGAGAGCACCACGCGCATCAGCGTCGCGAACGACACGTGCCGCTCCAGCCACCCGAAGCATGCGGTGGCGAGCAGTCCACCGACCGCGGACGCCGTCGTGAGCGCGCCGAACCCGACGGCTCCCATGTGCAGGTGCTCGGTCGCGTAGAGCACCAGCACGCCCCAGGGGGCCGCCCACGTGACGTTGAACACGAGGATGATCAGCACCAGCATGCGAACGGGAGGGTTGCGCCACAGCCAGCGCAGGCCCTCGGCGATGTCGGTGTGCACGGGAGGGTGCGTTCGCTCCTGGGTCCCTGAGCCTGTCGACTGGGTCCCTGAGCCTGTCGAAGGGTCGCGCGGCGGCACCGGCGTCCTGGCCATGCGCGAGATCAGCACGACCGCGAAGCTCACGCACACCACTTCGACGAGGAACGGCCAGGCCGTCCCCGCGGCGAAGAGGAACGCGCCGAGCGGCGGCCCGGCGAACTGGTTCGCGACCAGGTACCCGGCCTGCAGCCGTGCGTTCCCCAGCCCGAGATCGCCCGGCTCCACGAGCATCGGCAGCAGGGTGCTGCCCGCCGTGTCGACGAAGACCTCGGCCGTGCCGTAGAGGAACGCGACCGCGAGGACGATCCAGATGTTCGCGGTGCCGGTGACGAGGAACACGCAGAGGCCGGCGAGCACGACGGCGCGGGCGCCGTTGGCGAACATCACCAGGCGACGGCGATCGAACCGGTCGGCGACGGCGCCCGCGTGCAGACCGAAGAGCAGCCAGGGCAGGAACTGCAGAATGGCGCCGGCGGCCACCAGGATCGGCGACGAGGTCATCGACGCGATCAGCAGGGGCGCGGCCGCGAGCGCGACGCCGTCTCCGACGTTGCTCGTCCAGGAGGAGGCGAGCAGCCAGCGGAAATCACGGCCCATGCGGCGGGGCGCGATGAGTTCGCCGAGGGAGGGCATCCCGAAAGACTACTGAGGGTGGGGGACAATGGACGGATGACCATCACGCTGCTCGGCGCCACCGAGATCCGCCGCCTCGCCGCCGAGCTCGACGTGACCCCGACGAAGAAGCTCGGACAGAACTTCGTCGTCGATGCCAACACGGTGCGCAAGATCGTGCAGGCCGCTCGCGTCCAGCCGGGGGAGCGGGTGGTCGAGGTCGGGCCCGGACTCGGCTCCCTCACCCTCGCGATCCTCGAGACCGGGGCATCCGTGACCGCGGTCGAGATCGATCACCGCCTGGCGGCCCGACTGGCCCAGACGGCCGCCGAGCACGGCGTCGAGCCGGACCGGCTCACGGTGGTCGACGCCGACGCCCTCCGCATCACCGAGCTGCCCGGTGAACCCACCGTGCTCGTCGCCAACCTGCCGTACAACGTCTCTGTGCCGGTGCTCCTGCACTTCCTCGAGCACTTCGACTACCTGAAGCGCGGCGTCGTCATGGTGCAGGCCGAGGTCGCCGAGCGGCTGGCGGCCAAGCCCGGCTCGAAGATCTACGGCTCGCCGAGCGTCAAGGCCGCCTGGTACGGCGACTGGAAGCTCTCCGGGACCGTGTCGCGCCAGGTGTTCTGGCCCGTGCCGAACGTCGACAGCCTGCTCGTGGGATTCGACCGATCCGAGGGCGAGCGCGGCACCGAGGACGAGCGTCGTCGCACCTTCCAGATCGTGGATGCCGCCTTCAACCAGCGCCGCAAGATGCTCCGGCAGGCGCTCTCCGGCGTGCTCGGCAGCTCCGCCGCGGCATCCGAGGTCCTGATCGCCGCCGGCGTCGCGCCGACGGCACGCGGGGAGGACCTCACGGTCGACGACTATCAGCGCATCGCGCAGCACGCGGCGTCGATGAACGAGGCGGCCGTCAGGGACTAATCTGGCACGGTGACCGACTCCCCGCGCTTCCGCCCCGACGTTCCCGAGCTGCACCGTCCGTACACCGCCGACGAGAGCCGCTATCAGCAGTTCGACTACCGTCAGGTCGGCACATCGGGTCTCTACCTCCCGCCGATCTCGCTCGGCCTGTGGTGGAACTTCGGCGACAACATCCCGCTCGACAACCAGCGCGCGCTGCTGCGCCACGCCTTCGACCGCGGCATCACGCACTTCGATCTGGCGAACAACTACGGCCCGCCCTACGGTTCGGCCGAGAAGAACTTCGGCCGCATCTTCGCGGAGGACTTCCGTCCGTACCGCGACGAGCTGATCATCTCGTCCAAGGCCGGCTGGGACATGTGGCCGGGACCGTACGGAGATTTCGCCAGCCGCAAGTACATCCTCGCGAGCGCCGAGCAGTCCCTGACCCGGATGGGCCTGGACCATGTCGACATCTTCTACTCGCACCGGGCCGACCCGGTCACGCCGATCGCCGAGACGATCGGCGCGCTCGACACCCTCGTGCGCCAGGGCAAGGCGCTCTACGTCGGCATCTCGTCCTACAGCGCAGAGCGGACCGCCGAGGCCGTCGCGATCGCGCAGGAGCTCGGTACGCCCCTGGTCATCCACCAGCCCGCGTACTCGATCCTGAACCGCTGGGTCGAGGACGGTCTCACCGAGACCCTGGAGCAGTCCGGACTCGGCGCCATCGCGTTCACGCCGCTGGCCCAGGGTCTGCTCACCGACAAGTACCTCGGCGACGGCACGGCGGATCGTGCGCAGAAGCGCGGATCCCTTCCGGACGGCCCCCTCGGCGACGAGGCCGTGCAGACGCTGAGGGCGCTCAACGAGATCGCGAAGGGCCGCGGCCAGTCGCTCGCGCAGCTGGCCCTGCAGTGGACTCTGCGCAGCCCCGTCGTCGCCTCGGCGCTGATCGGCGCCTCCCGCCCCGAACAGCTCGACGAGAACATCGCCGCGGTCAACGGCCCGGCGCTCACCGCGGAGGAGCTCGCGCGCATCGACGAGCTCGCCGGTTCCATCGACGTGGATCTCTGGGCGACCTCGACGGAGCTGTGACCGGATCATGAGCGTCGCCGCGTCCGCCGGATCCGTGCACGTGCGCGCGCCGGGGAAGATCAACGTCTACCTCGGTGTCGGCGGGCGTCATGACGACGGCTACCACGCCCTCGCGACGGTGTTCCAGGCGGTCTCCCTCTATGAGGACGTGATCGCGCGGCACGCGGACGACTTCTCCCTCACGGTCACCGGCGTCGAGGACGTGGATTCGGTGCCGCTCGACGACAGGAATCTCGCGATGCGAGCGGCCAAGCTGCTCGCGACCGCCACGGAGTACACCGGCGGTGTGGCGCTGGAGATCCGCAAGAGCGTCCCGGTCGCCGGCGGCATGGGCGGCGGCTCGGCGGATGCCGCGGCTGCGCTGGTCGCGTGCGACGCGCTCTGGGGCACCGGACTCTCGCCGGCGCGGATGCACGACCTCGCCGCCCGTCTCGGCGCCGACGTGCCGTTCGCGCTCCACGGCGGCACCGCGGTCGGCACCGGACGCGGCGACCAGCTCAACCCCGCGCTCGCGCGCGGCCGCTTCGACTGGGTCCTGGTCACGAGCGAGCAGGGGCTGTCGACGCCGGTCGTCTACGAGCGGCTCGACATCCTGCGCGACGAGGAGGGAGCCCTGGCGGACGATCCTCCGCTGTCGCTCGACGTCCCGATCCCGGTGCTGCAGGCGCTGCGCTCGGGCGACGCCGCGCAGCTCGCCGAAGGCCTGTTCAACGACCTCCAGGCCGCGGCCGTCTACGAGCGTCCCGACCTCGAGGACGTGATCCGCCAGGGAGTCGAGGCCGGCGCCCTGCAGGGGCTCGTCTCCGGATCGGGCCCCACCGTCGCGCTGCTCTGCCCCGACCCCGAGACCGCGCAGGACGTGCAGACGACGCTGCGTGGTGCGGGCCTCGATCCCCTGCACGTGCACGGGCCCGTGGCGGGTGCACGGATTCTGTGATCGGTAGTCTCGGCGCCTGAATAGTCTCGGATCACGACCTCGGAGAAGGAGTGGATCATGGGACTGTTCAGAGTCACCCGCAAGTCGCAGCAGGAGCGCCAGGAGGAAGGTCTCCAGATGGCCGACGACATCGCCGCCGGCCGGGGGTTCCTCGGCAAGATGACCAAGGCCTTCCTGGGGAGCGAGTTCACCGAGGCGATGCAGCAGGCGACGTCGTCGATCCACCAGGCCGAGCACGTGGCGGCGCTGCGGGCGGCCGGCGTGCCCACGCAGCCGGCGACGGTGCTCGCGATGCAGGACACCGGCCAGACGATCAACGACAACCCGCGGGTCGTGCTCACGCTGCAGCTCGGCGTACAGGCCGTGGCCGTCCACGCGCTCATCTCGCGTCTGGAGATCCCCCGGGTGGGGGAGTCGGTTCTCGTGATGACAGATCCCCAGACCGGGGAGCTGCTCTACGCCGGGCTCGCTCCTCGAGCCTGACGCGGCTCAGCGGGCGCCGGGGGCGAGCAGTCGGAGCTGCACCATCGCCGAGAACCGCGCGTCGGGATCGGCGAGGTCGAGCCCGCTGATCTCCGCGAGCCGGCGCAGCCGATAGCGGAAGGTGTTCGGGTGGGTGTACACCCGGGCGGCGGCGACGGTGACATCGCCGAAGGCGTCCAGCCACGCGGCCAGCGTCTCGACGAGGTGCGTGCCCCGTTCCCGATCGTTCTCGATCAGCAGCGCCACCGGGCCGGTGGGCTGATCGCCCCGAGCGCGGACGAGATCGCCGAGCTCCACCAGCAGGGCTTCCATCTGCACGGCGGAGAACAGGGCGACGGCATCCTTCCCCGACGACTTCTGCAGCACGCGCAGGGCGCGGTCGGCGTTGACGCGCGACAGCGGGATGCTCGATGTGTCCTCCGCGAGCGTGCCGATGCCGACGCGGATGTCGGAGGCGGCGCCGAGTCTGCCGAGGAAGTCGGTGGCGACCGAGGCGGCGCGCAGATCCGTGTCGGCCTGGTCGGGGCGCACACCGACGACCGCGTAGACGACGTTGCCGATGACGGCGACGGCGGAGCGCAGGTAGACGGCACCCAGATGCACGGCGAACGCGTCGGCGATGCGGTGCCGCTCCGCCGTGGTCCTGGCATCCGGCGCCAGAACGTCGCTCTGCTCGTCTGCCGCGGAGAGCGCCATCACGACGCAGCGATGATCGTTCAGGCGCAGCCGGGCGGCGGCGTCGACGGCGCCGACACCGCCCTCCAGGATCGTCGAGAGCAGATCGGCGCGGAGTCGTCGTTCCACGTCGGCACCGGCACGGAGGCGCAGCAGGTGCAGCGCCACGAGACCCGCGGAGTCCTTGAGGGCGCGGACGCGGTCGCTGGTGAGCGGAGCCTGCACGGCGGCCCAGATGGAGCCGAGGATCTCATCGCCGGCGCGCACGGCCAGGGCGACCCGGGGGAACGAGGGTGCCCCGTCCGTCGTGCCGACGGGGTCGACGTCGATCGGGTCCTCACTGCGGTACAGCTCCTGGAAGACGCCGCGCTCCTCGAGCTGACGTGTGAACCGCTCCGGAACCTGGCGCCCCAGCACCGTCTCGATACGCGCAGGGTCGGCCTCGTCCTGCCGACCCGAGAAGGCGACGACCCGGGAGTTCCGGTCCTCGATCGTCACCGGCGCGTTCAGTAGCGTCGCGATCGCGTTGGCGAGCGCGAACAGGTCGCCCGCCGGCATCCCGCCGAGCATCTGCGCCCCCTGATCGCCGACGTCTCCCTCCGCGATCAGGGATCGCAGCATGGCCGTGAGCTGCGCCCAGGACGCCCCTCGGGTGAGCGCGAGGACGGGGATGCCGGTCTCCTCCGAGGCGCGGAGCACACCCTCGTCGGCGCGCACGGGAGCGCGGAGGACCAGTGCCGTCGCCTGCTGCGCCGCGAGCGAGTGCAGGAGCGCGGCGATATCCGCCGGGTCGCTGAGGCCGACACCGAGGACCAGCGCGCGCCGCATGGGCATCGCGTCGTCGAGCACGTCATGGATGACCACGGTCTCGATCTCGGTGTCCTGATCGGCGTTGCCGCTCACCACTTCGAGCAGCGTGGTTCCGAGATCTTCGATCACACGGCCGAGGCTGGCACGGGGCCGTGTCGTCAGTGACATGAGCACGAGGCCCAGGTTAGGCGTCGACGGGGGGAGACGAGGCTGTGGGGCACGACGAAATCGTATCCGGATTTCGTCGTGCCCCACAGATTCTGCGTCCGGATCGGCCTCAGAACGTGATCCACTCGGTCCGGGTCGTGACGGCCTCGAGCGCATCGGCGTGCGGCGTCACACCGATGCCGGGACCGGTCGGCACCGTCAGGGTGCCGTTCTCGACGACGAACGGGTCGGTGATGTCGCTCGTGTAGTAGCGGTTCGAGCCCGAGGTGTCGCCCGGCAGCGTGAATCCGGGGAGCGCGGCGAGGGCGACGTTGGCGGCCCGGCCGATCCCGGTCTCGAGCATCCCGCCGGCCCAGACGGGGATCTCGTTGGCGCGGCAGACGTCGTGGATGCGTCGAGCCTCGAGGTATCCGCCGACGCGTCCCGGCTTGATGTTCACGATCGAGCAGGCGCCGATCGCGATGGCGTCGGCGGCCGCGCGGGCCGAGACGATCGACTCGTCGAGGCAGATCGGCGTCTGCACGAGCGCGGCGAGCTGCGCGTGGCCGAGGAGATCCTCCTCGTCGAGCGGCTGTTCGATCAGGAGCAGGTCGAACGGGTCGAGCTTGGCCAGGTGCCGGGCGTCGCCGCGCCGGTACGCCGTGTTCGCGTCGACCTGGAGCAGGATGTCGTCGCCGAACCTCTCGCGCACCGCACGGACGGGCTCGATGTCCCAGCCGGGCTCGATCTTGAGCTTGATGCGCACGTACCCCTCGTCGAGGTACCCGCCTACCGCGTCGAGCAGTTCGGGGATCGAGTCCATGATGCCGACGGAGACGCCGCAGTCGACCGTGTCGCGGACGGCGCCGAGCTCACGCGAGAGTGGGACGCCGCTGGCGCGCAGCTCCGCGTCGAGGATGGCGAGCTCGAGGCCCGCCTTCGACATCCGGTGTCCCTTGAACTTCGCCAGGGCGGGGGCGATCTTCGAGGCGTCCAGGTCGGGGACCTGGGCCAGGGCCGGGAGCAGGAAGCGCTTGATGACGTCGAGGCTCGCCTCGACGTACTCGGAGGAGTACAGCGGGTCGCTCATCGCCACGCACTCGCCCCAGCCCTCCGCCTCGTCGGTGACGGCCCGCACCAGGATCGCCTCGCGGACGGTCTCGACCCCGAACGAGGTGCGGAACGGGGCCACCAGGGGCATCTCGATGACGCGGAGCTCGATTCCGGTGAGCTTCATGGGTTTTCTCCTCTGTCGATGGTGTACGTGCCCGTGCGGTCGAAGGACACGACCTCGGCGCCCTGCTCGAGCAGGGAGCCGAGGGTGTCGCGCACGGCGAGCCGCCACCGCGTCGCCCGTTCGGGATCGGTCGTGCGGAGCGTCTCGATGTCGCGTGGCAGCGACACCCGCACGAGCCGCGCCGCGGTCTCGTGCCGCGCGGGCCCGAGATCGGCGTCGACCGTGAGCAGATCGGCGCCCGCGGGCGCCTCGACGGCGGATGCTGTGCCACGGCAGGCGTCGGCCACGCGCGGATCGTGCACGTACCAGGTCACGAGCATCCGGTCGGTGTCGTCGCCGCCGTTGAGCGTGTCCGTCATCTGCCCGTAGAAGTTGCTGTGGTACGCCACCGGGGTCGCCGCGAGCTTGACCAGGTTGAAGTAGGCGTTGCGGCTGATGAGGGGGTCGAACGTCCAGGAGATCTCGTCGAGCTCCTGATCGATCGCCCAGGAGCGCTGATGGACCTTCAGGGCGAAGCCGACGCTGCGGCCCCGCATCCGCTCGGAGACGCCGGCGATGTGGCTGTGCAGGGCTCGTCGTCCCGGTGCTGCGAAGAAGCCGAAGCAGGCTCCGACGAGATCATCGCCTTCATAGGCCCCGCCGACGTAGCTGCCGGCTTTGGAGATCGCCCGGAGGGTCTCGACGTTCACGGGCGACTGGCTGCCGTCGGAGGCCCAGATGCTCTGGAACAGCCGGGCGACGTCGGCGAACTCGGCGACGGTGGAGAGGAGACGGATCTCCACTCCCGCGTCGGACGCGGCCGCCCTCGCGGCGTCCGCCGCGTCCTGGGCGGCGCTCTGCGGCACGGTGTGCATGGTGCTCATTCCTGTTCTCCCGCCAGGACGTCGGCGATGAGCGCCGTCAGGAGGGTCGTGCGTTCCGGGATCATCGAGACGACCACGTGCTCGTCGTCGGCGTGCGCCCCGCCGCCCACGGCCCCGAGGCCGTCGAGTGTGGGGATGCCGAGACCGGCGGTGAAGTTGCCGTCGGACGCGCCTCCGACCTCGACGCCGTCGAACGGCGTCAGGCCGGCATCGGCCGCGAGCCGGGTCGCCCGCGCGAACAGGGTGGCGGAGGTACCGGGCTCCATCGGGCGGCGGTTCGCACCGCCCTCGATCCGCACGACGGCGCCGTCGACGCTCGGTCCGATCGCACGGATCGCCTGATCGACCCTGTGCTGCTCCGCGGTCGTGCGCACCCGCACGTCGACGGCGAACGCCGCGTCGGACGGGACGGTGTTGGTCGTGTGCCCCGCATGCAGCAGCGTGGGGGTCACCGTCGTTCCGCGTTCCGCATCGCCGAGTCCGGCGACCGCCAGGATGAGGTGCGCCGCCTCGACCGCGGCGTTCACGCCGCGCTCCGGCTCGAGTCCGGCGTGTGCGGCACGGCCGGTCACCACGACGCGGTAGAGCGAGACGCCCTTGCGTGCGACCTTGAGCGCTCCGCCGTCGGCCGAGGCCTCCAGCACGAACACCGCGTCGCAGTCTCGCGCCTCCTCCTCGATCAGCGTCCGAGAGCTGGGCGAACCCAGCTCCTCGTCGCCGGTGATGAGGATGCTGATCCCGTCGCGGTCCGCAAGCGCCGCGGCGGCGTGCAGCGCCATCACGACCCCGGTCTTCATGTCGAAGCATCCGGGCCCGCGG
This genomic interval from Microbacterium sp. LWH11-1.2 contains the following:
- a CDS encoding helix-turn-helix domain-containing protein, which translates into the protein MIEDLGTTLLEVVSGNADQDTEIETVVIHDVLDDAMPMRRALVLGVGLSDPADIAALLHSLAAQQATALVLRAPVRADEGVLRASEETGIPVLALTRGASWAQLTAMLRSLIAEGDVGDQGAQMLGGMPAGDLFALANAIATLLNAPVTIEDRNSRVVAFSGRQDEADPARIETVLGRQVPERFTRQLEERGVFQELYRSEDPIDVDPVGTTDGAPSFPRVALAVRAGDEILGSIWAAVQAPLTSDRVRALKDSAGLVALHLLRLRAGADVERRLRADLLSTILEGGVGAVDAAARLRLNDHRCVVMALSAADEQSDVLAPDARTTAERHRIADAFAVHLGAVYLRSAVAVIGNVVYAVVGVRPDQADTDLRAASVATDFLGRLGAASDIRVGIGTLAEDTSSIPLSRVNADRALRVLQKSSGKDAVALFSAVQMEALLVELGDLVRARGDQPTGPVALLIENDRERGTHLVETLAAWLDAFGDVTVAAARVYTHPNTFRYRLRRLAEISGLDLADPDARFSAMVQLRLLAPGAR
- the menC gene encoding o-succinylbenzoate synthase, yielding MKLTGIELRVIEMPLVAPFRTSFGVETVREAILVRAVTDEAEGWGECVAMSDPLYSSEYVEASLDVIKRFLLPALAQVPDLDASKIAPALAKFKGHRMSKAGLELAILDAELRASGVPLSRELGAVRDTVDCGVSVGIMDSIPELLDAVGGYLDEGYVRIKLKIEPGWDIEPVRAVRERFGDDILLQVDANTAYRRGDARHLAKLDPFDLLLIEQPLDEEDLLGHAQLAALVQTPICLDESIVSARAAADAIAIGACSIVNIKPGRVGGYLEARRIHDVCRANEIPVWAGGMLETGIGRAANVALAALPGFTLPGDTSGSNRYYTSDITDPFVVENGTLTVPTGPGIGVTPHADALEAVTTRTEWITF
- a CDS encoding GNAT family N-acetyltransferase — translated: MSTMHTVPQSAAQDAADAARAAASDAGVEIRLLSTVAEFADVARLFQSIWASDGSQSPVNVETLRAISKAGSYVGGAYEGDDLVGACFGFFAAPGRRALHSHIAGVSERMRGRSVGFALKVHQRSWAIDQELDEISWTFDPLISRNAYFNLVKLAATPVAYHSNFYGQMTDTLNGGDDTDRMLVTWYVHDPRVADACRGTASAVEAPAGADLLTVDADLGPARHETAARLVRVSLPRDIETLRTTDPERATRWRLAVRDTLGSLLEQGAEVVSFDRTGTYTIDRGENP
- a CDS encoding M20 family metallopeptidase, with the translated sequence MITQEALLVDTLVADIETLVTCESPSTDLDAVARSADVTAELGERILGVAPERIVLDGRTHLRWRFGAPRVLLLGHHDTVWPLGSLQTHPFEVQDGVLRGPGCFDMKTGVVMALHAAAALADRDGISILITGDEELGSPSSRTLIEEEARDCDAVFVLEASADGGALKVARKGVSLYRVVVTGRAAHAGLEPERGVNAAVEAAHLILAVAGLGDAERGTTVTPTLLHAGHTTNTVPSDAAFAVDVRVRTTAEQHRVDQAIRAIGPSVDGAVVRIEGGANRRPMEPGTSATLFARATRLAADAGLTPFDGVEVGGASDGNFTAGLGIPTLDGLGAVGGGAHADDEHVVVSMIPERTTLLTALIADVLAGEQE